In Topomyia yanbarensis strain Yona2022 chromosome 2, ASM3024719v1, whole genome shotgun sequence, one DNA window encodes the following:
- the LOC131678448 gene encoding methionine aminopeptidase 1D, mitochondrial isoform X2 has product MAIRRIVNLMISLIRFSLGTCNLVEPGNVSPERSVPDHIVKPDYYHVLNSPKRSEGWPEIKDEVQIQGMRESCKLAANVLKKACAITKVGISTDDIDVFVHDEIVKANAYPSPLRYLGFPKSVCTSVNNVACHGIPDDRKLMDGDIINIDITVYYNGFHGDCSRTVLVGNVDERGRFLVQSTEESLNESILLCGPGQALCVIGKSISLFAKSKKLNVMPAFVGHGIGSYFHGPPDVLHFHNNYPGTMRTGMTFTIEPILTLGDVDAEILDDGWTAVSVDNARSAQFEHTILITEGGCEVLTLPD; this is encoded by the exons ATGGCGATTAGGAG AATTGTGAACCTAATGATTTCGTTAATCAGATTCAGTTTAGGTACCTGCAATTTGGTAGAACCAGGAAATGTGTCACCAGAACGGTCCGTTCCTGACCACATCGTTAAGCCCGACTATTACCATGTTCTTAACTCACCTAAACGAAGTGAAGGTTGGCCGGAGATTAAAGACGAAGTGCAGATTCAAGGAATGCGAGAAAGTTGCAAACTTGCCGCCAATGTTCTGAAAAAGGCTTGTGCTATTACAAAG GTTGGAATATCAACCGACGACATCGATGTTTTCGTTCACGATGAAATAGTCAAAGCAAACGCCTATCCTTCCCCACTACGATATTTGGGATTCCCGAAGTCAGTGTGCACATCGGTAAACAATGTGGCTTGCCATGGTATTCCGGATGACCGCAAGCTTATGGATGGTGATATTATCAACATTGACATAACAGTGTATTACAACGGGTTTCACGGAGATTGCTCTAGGACAGTTCTAGTGGGAAATGTTGATGAAAGAGGTCGTTTTTTGGTACAGTCTACGGAAGAGTCTCTAAACGAATCAATCTTACTTTGTGGTCCTGGACAAGCTCTGTGTGTAATAGGGAAATCGATCTCACTATTTGCAAAATCTAAGAAGCTGAACGTGATGCCGGCATTTGTTGGACACGGCATTGGTAGTTACTTCCATGGACCTCCTGATGTACTCCATTTTC ATAACAATTATCCCGGGACAATGCGAACCGGTATGACATTCACAATTGAACCAATTTTAACACTGGGTGATGTGGATGCGGAAATTCTGGATGATGGATGGACTGCTGTATCTGTAGACAATGCCAGAAGTGCACAATTTGAGCATACGATACTAATCACCGAAGGCGGTTGCGAAGTGCTCACTTTACCAGATTAA
- the LOC131678448 gene encoding methionine aminopeptidase 1D, mitochondrial isoform X3, whose translation MAIRRFSLGTCNLVEPGNVSPERSVPDHIVKPDYYHVLNSPKRSEGWPEIKDEVQIQGMRESCKLAANVLKKACAITKVGISTDDIDVFVHDEIVKANAYPSPLRYLGFPKSVCTSVNNVACHGIPDDRKLMDGDIINIDITVYYNGFHGDCSRTVLVGNVDERGRFLVQSTEESLNESILLCGPGQALCVIGKSISLFAKSKKLNVMPAFVGHGIGSYFHGPPDVLHFHNNYPGTMRTGMTFTIEPILTLGDVDAEILDDGWTAVSVDNARSAQFEHTILITEGGCEVLTLPD comes from the exons ATGGCGATTAGGAG ATTCAGTTTAGGTACCTGCAATTTGGTAGAACCAGGAAATGTGTCACCAGAACGGTCCGTTCCTGACCACATCGTTAAGCCCGACTATTACCATGTTCTTAACTCACCTAAACGAAGTGAAGGTTGGCCGGAGATTAAAGACGAAGTGCAGATTCAAGGAATGCGAGAAAGTTGCAAACTTGCCGCCAATGTTCTGAAAAAGGCTTGTGCTATTACAAAG GTTGGAATATCAACCGACGACATCGATGTTTTCGTTCACGATGAAATAGTCAAAGCAAACGCCTATCCTTCCCCACTACGATATTTGGGATTCCCGAAGTCAGTGTGCACATCGGTAAACAATGTGGCTTGCCATGGTATTCCGGATGACCGCAAGCTTATGGATGGTGATATTATCAACATTGACATAACAGTGTATTACAACGGGTTTCACGGAGATTGCTCTAGGACAGTTCTAGTGGGAAATGTTGATGAAAGAGGTCGTTTTTTGGTACAGTCTACGGAAGAGTCTCTAAACGAATCAATCTTACTTTGTGGTCCTGGACAAGCTCTGTGTGTAATAGGGAAATCGATCTCACTATTTGCAAAATCTAAGAAGCTGAACGTGATGCCGGCATTTGTTGGACACGGCATTGGTAGTTACTTCCATGGACCTCCTGATGTACTCCATTTTC ATAACAATTATCCCGGGACAATGCGAACCGGTATGACATTCACAATTGAACCAATTTTAACACTGGGTGATGTGGATGCGGAAATTCTGGATGATGGATGGACTGCTGTATCTGTAGACAATGCCAGAAGTGCACAATTTGAGCATACGATACTAATCACCGAAGGCGGTTGCGAAGTGCTCACTTTACCAGATTAA
- the LOC131678448 gene encoding methionine aminopeptidase 1D, mitochondrial isoform X1 has translation MALLTKYRNIWRLGGKRSFFSRKKFSLGTCNLVEPGNVSPERSVPDHIVKPDYYHVLNSPKRSEGWPEIKDEVQIQGMRESCKLAANVLKKACAITKVGISTDDIDVFVHDEIVKANAYPSPLRYLGFPKSVCTSVNNVACHGIPDDRKLMDGDIINIDITVYYNGFHGDCSRTVLVGNVDERGRFLVQSTEESLNESILLCGPGQALCVIGKSISLFAKSKKLNVMPAFVGHGIGSYFHGPPDVLHFHNNYPGTMRTGMTFTIEPILTLGDVDAEILDDGWTAVSVDNARSAQFEHTILITEGGCEVLTLPD, from the exons ATGGCGCTACTGACGAAATACCGTAATATATGGCGATTAGGAGGTAAACGCTCATTCTTCAGTCGAAAAAA ATTCAGTTTAGGTACCTGCAATTTGGTAGAACCAGGAAATGTGTCACCAGAACGGTCCGTTCCTGACCACATCGTTAAGCCCGACTATTACCATGTTCTTAACTCACCTAAACGAAGTGAAGGTTGGCCGGAGATTAAAGACGAAGTGCAGATTCAAGGAATGCGAGAAAGTTGCAAACTTGCCGCCAATGTTCTGAAAAAGGCTTGTGCTATTACAAAG GTTGGAATATCAACCGACGACATCGATGTTTTCGTTCACGATGAAATAGTCAAAGCAAACGCCTATCCTTCCCCACTACGATATTTGGGATTCCCGAAGTCAGTGTGCACATCGGTAAACAATGTGGCTTGCCATGGTATTCCGGATGACCGCAAGCTTATGGATGGTGATATTATCAACATTGACATAACAGTGTATTACAACGGGTTTCACGGAGATTGCTCTAGGACAGTTCTAGTGGGAAATGTTGATGAAAGAGGTCGTTTTTTGGTACAGTCTACGGAAGAGTCTCTAAACGAATCAATCTTACTTTGTGGTCCTGGACAAGCTCTGTGTGTAATAGGGAAATCGATCTCACTATTTGCAAAATCTAAGAAGCTGAACGTGATGCCGGCATTTGTTGGACACGGCATTGGTAGTTACTTCCATGGACCTCCTGATGTACTCCATTTTC ATAACAATTATCCCGGGACAATGCGAACCGGTATGACATTCACAATTGAACCAATTTTAACACTGGGTGATGTGGATGCGGAAATTCTGGATGATGGATGGACTGCTGTATCTGTAGACAATGCCAGAAGTGCACAATTTGAGCATACGATACTAATCACCGAAGGCGGTTGCGAAGTGCTCACTTTACCAGATTAA
- the LOC131678448 gene encoding methionine aminopeptidase 1D, mitochondrial isoform X4 has protein sequence MALLTKYRNIWRLGGKRSFFSRKKFSLGTCNLVEPGNVSPERSVPDHIVKPDYYHVLNSPKRSEGWPEIKDEVQIQGMRESCKLAANVLKKACAITKVGISTDDIDVFVHDEIVKANAYPSPLRYLGFPKSVCTSVNNVACHGIPDDRKLMDGDIINIDITVYYNGFHGDCSRTVLVGNVDERGRFLVQSTEESLNESILLCGPGQALCVIGKSISLFAKSKKLNVMPAFVGHGIGSYFHGPPDITIIPGQCEPV, from the exons ATGGCGCTACTGACGAAATACCGTAATATATGGCGATTAGGAGGTAAACGCTCATTCTTCAGTCGAAAAAA ATTCAGTTTAGGTACCTGCAATTTGGTAGAACCAGGAAATGTGTCACCAGAACGGTCCGTTCCTGACCACATCGTTAAGCCCGACTATTACCATGTTCTTAACTCACCTAAACGAAGTGAAGGTTGGCCGGAGATTAAAGACGAAGTGCAGATTCAAGGAATGCGAGAAAGTTGCAAACTTGCCGCCAATGTTCTGAAAAAGGCTTGTGCTATTACAAAG GTTGGAATATCAACCGACGACATCGATGTTTTCGTTCACGATGAAATAGTCAAAGCAAACGCCTATCCTTCCCCACTACGATATTTGGGATTCCCGAAGTCAGTGTGCACATCGGTAAACAATGTGGCTTGCCATGGTATTCCGGATGACCGCAAGCTTATGGATGGTGATATTATCAACATTGACATAACAGTGTATTACAACGGGTTTCACGGAGATTGCTCTAGGACAGTTCTAGTGGGAAATGTTGATGAAAGAGGTCGTTTTTTGGTACAGTCTACGGAAGAGTCTCTAAACGAATCAATCTTACTTTGTGGTCCTGGACAAGCTCTGTGTGTAATAGGGAAATCGATCTCACTATTTGCAAAATCTAAGAAGCTGAACGTGATGCCGGCATTTGTTGGACACGGCATTGGTAGTTACTTCCATGGACCTCCTGAT ATAACAATTATCCCGGGACAATGCGAACCGGTATGA